A stretch of DNA from Granulicella pectinivorans:
GCGGGGAATGCGCTGGGGGAGCTGGGCCCCGGCGATGGACCGGTGACGCTGCTTTCAGCGCACCTCGACACCGTCTTCCCCGCCGGAACCTTGACCGTGCCGACCGAGGAGGGATCCGTCATCCGCGGCCCCGGCGCCTGCGACAACGGCCCCGGGCTGACCGCGCTGCTGGGCATCGCCGCCGCCCTGCGTTACGCGAACATTACGCCGCCGACGACGATTCTCTTCGCGGCGAACGTGGGTGAGGAGGGCGAAGGCAATCTGCGGGGGATGCGCCACCTCTTCTCGACCGGTCCGTATACCGGACGGATTCGCACGGCCATCGCCCTTGAAGGTTCGGGCACCGGAGCGGTCGTGACCTCGGGGCTCGGGAGCCTGCGTTTCCGCCTCACGGCCAGCGGTCCCGGCGGCCATAGCTGGACCGACGCCGGGACGCCGAACCCGATTCTGCACCTGGCGCGTGCTTTGACAGCGCTCTCCTCCGTCCCTCTACCGGATGCGCCGCGCACCACGCTGAACGTCGGTCGCATCGAGGGAGGCACCAGCATCAACTCCATCCCGGAGTCGGCCTCGGCCCTGCTGGACCTTCGCTCCACCGATCCCACGCAGCTCCGCACCACCGAGACGCATCTTCGCGCCGTGCTTGCGCCGCATCCCGTCGTGGTGGAGCTGATCGGCGACCGCCCCGCCGCGACCCTGCCGAATGACGTCCCGCTCCTTCAGGTGCTGCGCGCGGTGGACCGTCATCTCGGCCTGCGCACCGAACCCCGGATCGGATCGACGGACGCAAATATCCCGCTTTCCCTCGGGATTCCGGCCATTGCCATAGGCACCGGGGGCACAGGTGGCGGCATTCACACGCTGGCCGAGTGGTACGACCCCACAGGACGCGAGCTGGCCCTGCGACGGGTGCTGCTCACCCTGCTCGATAGCCTTCCTGACTCCGAGTAGTCCTATCAAAATAAACTCCGTCAAGCTCATTGACATCCATGGGTGGAGGGGTATTTCTTTACAGCCGCTTGCACGACGTGTCTCGACGCGTCACAGACGATGAACCCAGCGGTGTACCACGATGAAGCTTCCAAGGTTCCAGATCTTCCTCCCCGTAAGCGGTCTCTTTCTCCTGATCGCAGCCACACCCGGCCTCTCCGAAGACCACACCTCTCCCTCTCCGCCGAACCGGCAAATCACCGTCTCCGTCGCGGGTCTCCGCGTGCCCGAGAAGGCCTGGGAGCACTACGTCCGGGCCCGGGAAGCCACGGCCACCCGCAACGAGCAGCAGTTCGAACGCGAGACGGAAGCGGCGCTCGCCATCGAACCCAACTTCGCCGCGCTCTATGTCCTGAAGGCCACGCACAAGATCCACGAGGGCCATCTGGAGGAAGGGATGGAGGACGCTCTGACTGCGCGGCAGATCGAGCCGGGCGTGACATGGTCGGGCATCGCACTGGCAAGCGCGTACAACGGCCTCCACCGCTACCACGATGCCTTCCTCGTGCTGAGCATGACGCGCGCACCGGAGTCGACTACATGGCAGGCGGCCTACGAGATGGCGCGTGCCTCCATTGGCATCTCAAACGCCGAACAGGCTCTCTACTGGAGCGGACAGACGCTGAAGCTCGCGCCGCCCACCTGCCGCGAAGTCCACATCCTCCGCGGCAACGCGCTGCTGCTCGCGCAACACTTCCCCGACGCCGCCCGCGAACTCCGGTTGTACCTCGTGGCCGAGGGCCCCCAGAAGCCCCATCCCGACATCGAAAGGATCGTCCGCAGCCTGGAACACCAGACCCCCGACGTCGCATCCAACTAGGCGCACACCGCGCATCCCGCCCGGTTCTCTATACTGGGAAAAGACCTCTCTTGCAAAAAGCTCCGCTCCGAACGGATGCATGACGAGAACGGTCCAGCGGGAGCACACATACCCATGCCACTCACCATCGGAGTCCTGGCCCTCCAGGGCGCATTCGGAGCCCATGCCAAGGTCGTCGCAGCCCTCGGCGCAACGCCGCGTCCCGTTCGCCTGCCGGAGCATCTCGACGGACTCGATGGGCTGATCATGCCCGGCGGCGAGTCCACCACGATGTTGAAGAGCCTCGAACGTGGCAACTTCTACGACGCTCTGAACACGTTCGTCCACACGACGCCGACCTTCGGCACCTGCGCCGGGTGCATCCTGCTCGCGACGGACGTCTCCAGCCCCGCGCAGAAGTCCTTCGCGGCCCTCGACATCACCGTACAGCGCAACGCCTACGGGCGCCAGCTCGACTCCACCATCCTGACCGAGCCCACCACGCTGCCCGGCGGCCCGCTCGAGATGGTCTTCATCCGCGCACCACGCATCGACCGCACCGGCCCTGCGGTGGAAGTGCTCGCCAGCCGCGATGAACATCCGGTTCTGGTGCGGCAGGGACACATTCTCGCTGCCACCTTCCACCCGGAACTGGGGCACGATACGCGCGTCCACCAACTCTTTCTGGATATGATCAAAGCGTAGTCCACCGGCCGGGGAATATTCTTCCCCGGCCAGAGGGCGACGTATGGGCGGCTACCGGTCGATCGTCTTCATGGAGGCCTCTGCGTAGCGGTCGCCCACGATCTCCTCCTGCGGGATAGCCGCTTCGAGCTCCAGCACCTGCTCCGGCGTCAGATGGATGTCCGCCGCTGCGACGTTCTCTTCGAGGTACTTCCGGCGCTTCGTACCCGGGATGGGGACCAGGTCTTCTCCCTTGGCCAGCACCCAGGCGAGCGCAAGCTGCCCGGGCTTCACTCCCATCCGGTCGGCGATAGCGCGCACACGACCGACCAGCACCTGGTTCTTGTCGAAGTTCTCGCCGGCAAAGCGCGGATAGCGCTCCGCACGGAAGTCTCCGGATCCAAGCTCCGCCTTGGACTGGATCGCACCCGTCAGAAACCCACGCCCCAAAGGGCTATACGGCACAAAGCCGATGCCAAGCTCGCGCACCGTGGGGAGAATCTCCTCCTCCACATGACGCTCCCAGAGCGAGTACTCCGTCTGCAATGCCGTGATCGGATGGACCGCGTGCGCGCGGCGAATCGTCGCGGGCGAGGCCTCCGAGAGACCAAGATACTTCACCTTCCCCACCGCCACCAGCTCCGCCATGGCGCCAACCGTCTCTTCGATCGGCACGTTGGGATCGACACGATGCTGGTAGTACAGGTCGATATGATCGACGCCAAGCCGCTTCAGGGAAGCGTCACAGGCCTGATGCACGTACTCGGGACGGCCGCTCACCATCCAGAAGGACGGGTCTTCCTTCTTGCGGACATTGGCGAACTTCGTCGCGAGGAAGACCTCATCGCGACGCGCACCAAGCGTCTTGCCGATCAGCAGTTCGTTATCGCCGATCCCGTAGGTGTCGGCGGTATCGAGAAACGTGACCCCCAGATCGAGCGCACGAACCAGCGTCGCGGCCGATTCGACATCGTCCGTCACCCCGTAAAACTCACTCATCCCCATGCAACCGAGACCCATGCGCGAGACCACCGCGCCCTGCGAACCAAGCTTGACCGTCTTCAGACTCATGCCCGATAAGATGCGATTTCCGGTCGGGAGATTCCCGATCTCGCCGGGAAACGTCTACCCTGAGTAGACGATGCTTTTTGCCCTCACCATTCTTCTGCTTCAGGCCGCGACTCCCCTCCAGGCCCTCACTTCCGCAGAACAGGCTCACAACGCCGCTGCCACGCAATCCTCCCTGATCCGCCTGGCCGACACCCTGCCCAGCGCCACACCCGAGATGACCCGCGCGGCCCTGCCGCCGATCCTGAAGGCCATTGCCGACCCGGACCCTCAGACCCGGACGCTTGCGATGCTGGCGGTCATCTCCATCCCCGAAGCCAACCACGCCACGCTGAACCCCGAAGCCGCCACGATCGCCGCGCACCTTACCGACCCCGAGCCCTCGGTCCGTTCGCTGACCGTGCTGGCCCTGGGAGCTTTCACGCCGCATCCTCCCGCACCGGTGATTCCGGCTTTGCTCAAAGCGTTTGACCAGCCAGATCCCGCGCTCGGCTCCGCGATCGTCCCGGCACTCCTCTCGCTCGACGTGGACACGCACCCTGAGAGCGTCGACGCGATCCTCGCGTTCCTGCACCGCACCAATCTCCCGGCAAACTCGTTGCCTAAACTGATCGCGACCATCGCACACGCGAAGAAACACAGTGCCCGGCTGGACACCGGCCTGCTCGCGTTCCTGCCTGCACCGAATCCACAACCGGTGCGTTCGGCCCTCATTGCTGCCCTGCCATCACTACGCCTGAATCCAGCGCAGCTCAACGCCACGCGCGCCCAGCTCACGCACCTGACGGAGGACGCCACCGAAGATGCCTCGTTGAAGTCCACCGCCGCAGGCATCCTTCCCTGCTGGCACATGCCGCGCATGACCGATCCGTGCCCCGCGCTTCCCATCCGCTATCGCATGGTGTCGCCGCCGGAGCCGATGGCCAAGCCGCGCTACCAGTCACCGCCACTCCGCAAAGACCCCACATCCTAGGCAGTATCCTTGAATTGTGCCGACCCTGCATATCTTCGCTGCACTTTGGCCCTTGCCCGGGGACGCATCGGCCCACGGCCCCACACTCGACCAGCATCTCCTGCTGAATCTCTGGATCGCCCTCGGCCTTCTCACGCTGGTCCACGTCATCCTGCTCACCGGCCTTACGCTGCGCCGTGCAGCTCCGGCGAAGAACTGGGTCGTCGAGTACCTGCCGCTCACGCTGCTGGCCCTGGTCTTCGCCGGGTTGACCCTCAAGGCCGAGCGTCTGTGGGCCGCGACCCGCTATACGGGAGCTTCGCTGACCGCACTGCAGGTTGAGGTGACGGGAATGCAGTTCGCCT
This window harbors:
- a CDS encoding M20/M25/M40 family metallo-hydrolase, whose amino-acid sequence is MATAAHYQFRITRLVSTLPVHRAFHWLHLHQPQMRMWLLELLAIPAPPFGEAARAQWFVERFTAIGLTNVHLDDAGNALGELGPGDGPVTLLSAHLDTVFPAGTLTVPTEEGSVIRGPGACDNGPGLTALLGIAAALRYANITPPTTILFAANVGEEGEGNLRGMRHLFSTGPYTGRIRTAIALEGSGTGAVVTSGLGSLRFRLTASGPGGHSWTDAGTPNPILHLARALTALSSVPLPDAPRTTLNVGRIEGGTSINSIPESASALLDLRSTDPTQLRTTETHLRAVLAPHPVVVELIGDRPAATLPNDVPLLQVLRAVDRHLGLRTEPRIGSTDANIPLSLGIPAIAIGTGGTGGGIHTLAEWYDPTGRELALRRVLLTLLDSLPDSE
- a CDS encoding tetratricopeptide repeat protein, which gives rise to MKLPRFQIFLPVSGLFLLIAATPGLSEDHTSPSPPNRQITVSVAGLRVPEKAWEHYVRAREATATRNEQQFERETEAALAIEPNFAALYVLKATHKIHEGHLEEGMEDALTARQIEPGVTWSGIALASAYNGLHRYHDAFLVLSMTRAPESTTWQAAYEMARASIGISNAEQALYWSGQTLKLAPPTCREVHILRGNALLLAQHFPDAARELRLYLVAEGPQKPHPDIERIVRSLEHQTPDVASN
- the pdxT gene encoding pyridoxal 5'-phosphate synthase glutaminase subunit PdxT, yielding MPLTIGVLALQGAFGAHAKVVAALGATPRPVRLPEHLDGLDGLIMPGGESTTMLKSLERGNFYDALNTFVHTTPTFGTCAGCILLATDVSSPAQKSFAALDITVQRNAYGRQLDSTILTEPTTLPGGPLEMVFIRAPRIDRTGPAVEVLASRDEHPVLVRQGHILAATFHPELGHDTRVHQLFLDMIKA
- a CDS encoding aldo/keto reductase, whose amino-acid sequence is MSLKTVKLGSQGAVVSRMGLGCMGMSEFYGVTDDVESAATLVRALDLGVTFLDTADTYGIGDNELLIGKTLGARRDEVFLATKFANVRKKEDPSFWMVSGRPEYVHQACDASLKRLGVDHIDLYYQHRVDPNVPIEETVGAMAELVAVGKVKYLGLSEASPATIRRAHAVHPITALQTEYSLWERHVEEEILPTVRELGIGFVPYSPLGRGFLTGAIQSKAELGSGDFRAERYPRFAGENFDKNQVLVGRVRAIADRMGVKPGQLALAWVLAKGEDLVPIPGTKRRKYLEENVAAADIHLTPEQVLELEAAIPQEEIVGDRYAEASMKTIDR